The window gtgttgtctatccaaactgaagatgtgctagtgtcacatcccgacctggggtccaccacatcccgggcttgactCAGTCGTAGCACTATAttatccgttttgggccccgaccacgccctcatgattttgtttctgggaactcacacaaaaacttcCCAATaagtcacccatcttgggattgctcttgctgcgatctcgcttaactttggagttttgatgggatccggtgcatcagatcccacatcgcctagggaaatggatcctctatgccttatatgtacatgttcaCCTCCTTTAGAgacccgacgtcctcgtcggcacacttccggctaaggattggctttgataccaaattgtcatatcccgacccggggtccaccacatcccgagctcgactccaccgtagcacgatattgtctactttgggccccgaccacgccctcacggttttgtttctgggaactcacatgagaacttcccagtgggtcacccatcttgggattgatATCACTGCaatctcacttaacttcggagttcctaatgaatccgaagccagtgattcccaaaggcctcgtgctatatggaggtgggcatgtacatataaggcacatcaccccctctccgttgatcgatgtgagatgttacaattgGAAGGGAGAAAAGGGAAGAGGAAAAATTCTCAGGGCAGTGCAATTTTtttgaaatgctaataacacctttttttttcaaaaatgacTTTGTGCCACAAGTACACTATCACAATAGCATCTCGTgctaatgaaataaaaatatatgtaagTTTTTGTCTACATATCTTCATTTTATTTACATGAATGACACACGACGGTGTACTCGTGCTATGTAAGTTATTTTATAATACACATTTTTATGAGTTGTGTGGAACTATAACCTAGCACTACTCATCAACATAATACATGCATTTTTATGTCTACTTTTATATTTCTTAGCTCTCAATACCAAGATGCCCCACTATTTTTCTTTCATTGTTTGTGGAAGGGATCTAGGGATATCTTCCAAtatttaacaaaattaaagtATCTACAACAATCAGATATCAGAGGCTTCTAAATTCAGAAAAAACACCACTTCAGCTAATATACAACCAATTAATAGATAATCTCCCACAAATGGAGACATGGGAAGAAGATCATCATCAATGAGATcatgaaataaaaaaacaaaaatccgaCCCATTTTCTCGCCTATCATGACATGACTATATATTTCAAGCATCATTTGAGTTACCAACCGTCGGTAATGTCGCATTTCTTTGAGCTCCCACCAGGCATGCTTCCACTACTTGCACCCACCGGAAGATTTACCTTCAAATCCGTACATTTCACCCTGAGTATCCCGGCCCTATAGTTTATACTATACCACCACCCATGTTGCATTGTGTATGTGAGCGACATCCTCAAGCTGAAGCTCACACCCCCTCCTTCCTTCTGCTCCTTCTCCATGTCCTCCACTGACGAGCTCCCTGCCGTGGAGTTGGACATCTCCATCTTCAACTGCATGGTGCCTTTGGACTTAGAGTCCAACCGCATGTCCTGCATGAACGACCCTCCCGACGACAAAAAGTTATCTTTGTGGTACAAGGCAGTTTCCCATTTGTCCACGTGCATCCTCAGACCAAAGCTAGGGTTTTCCACGAACATCGTGGCCTCCCATTTGCCCGAGACTACTTTGGTTGTCGGGACCATGTTGAAATTGGAAACGCCGAAAGACTCGACTTTGAAGGTGACATTTTCGGGACGGACGACTGCGAACATGATGATGCTAGCCAGAAGGGTCCCAGTGAGTAAGAGGAATAGTATGATGCAGAAGCAGCGGGCGAAGCTGCTCGCGGCTTCATCGTGTTGAGAATAGGTGGTGGCGTAATACGCATTCGGGTCCGCCTGATAAGGGTTGTAACCGGCGGTTGGAGGGTAGCCATGGTAGGGCGGGGGTGGGGGATACCCATTTTGAGGCTGAGCATAGTTCATAGTAGATTGAGGGTACCCGGGCTGGGGGTGGCCGACAGTGGAGATGCGAGGCTGATCGGTCTCTGAGGATTGAGTTGGAGGTTGATCTGCTGTGTGGGCTTGACTACTTTGGGTTGTAGAAGCCATATATGAATTTCTATTATATTTATGTATTTCTATTTCTCTGCCCTCAAGAATCTCcccgaagagagagagagggttttgGGGGGTAGGAGATAGAACAATGTGGTATTGGAGGGAGAATAATTATTGAAGGAAATAACAGTGTTAAAATAGGTTCGTGGAGTGTGAAAAGCGCGGAAAGAGCGTGGGACAAGGTAATTAATTAGAAGTTCTATGTTAAGTAAATAATTTATGAGTGTCAATGCATTGATATAGCTAGCAGAATTGGAAAATGGCAATGGTGTTGACAGCTGAGTACATAGATAATCCAATTTCCAAATATATAGTCAAGCTTTCATTCATGAAATACGTGGACATAGAAAATCTTGGGTGAGGCTGTCATGTGCGGCTGTGTGGTAGCTCACTCACATAGAGGTGACCTCCACCTGGTCACATTTTTTGTAAGTCAGTTACTACAAAGGACAATCTCAATCAAGAATTTCTCATTTGACAATGCTATATATGTCATAGCCTCACACAATGATCAACGTACTGCAAGTATAATTTGTTTATGCGCCAAATTTTGAGAGAAAACAATGatatttataaaaaagaattacaaccGAAGGGGAGAAAACTTAGCTCATGCGTGAAGTGATTTGATGAGCCATACTACAGACCAAGACCTGGAATATGGCTGCCAAAGCAATTTACCCTTACCATGCTCTAAGAAATTTGAATGAGCCGGAGTCCTGATAGAACGCCCCCACGCCACGCCCCCTATGAGCACAAGAGAAATCAATTAATTTGGTGTGTGTTTACAATTCTTAAGTAAAGCATCTAAAAGAAAGTTTGGTGTTTCCTCGAACCAAAGCCTCTCCATATTCATGGACAACCCAAACTGAGTCAACCGGTGTGACACACCATTTGCATACCGTTGTGTGTAAAGAAACTCAGAAATATGCTCAAGCAAGAACTTTGTTGTACTCAATTATCATGCCGCACACGACTGGACGTGGTTCTTGATGTGAATGGTTGCCATCACATGCAAACTGCAACTTTGAAAAACCGAAGGATAAAGCCATGCCATTTGAACACTACTACTAAAGATGAAGATGCCAGATCATgacatatattttgttttcGTTAACCAATTATAGTTTGCCATGTTTAATAAGTTTGTTTAGTCAATTAGAAAGAATATTGTAAATAACTAAGGCTATATATATGACTATTGATGTAATTATCCATTCATTCAATCAAAGAGGAATATTCATAAAATATTGTGTTCTTAGTATTCTATATGGTTTCATCGCCAACCGCCTCACGACCTCTCTCGATCCTCTTCTCTTCCGCTTTGCTTATCTAATTTCTCTatcatttgcttgatttcttcGTCGATCTTGTACTCCGATCTTCGATATCGTCATGTATCTCTTGATCTCTAATGGCGTCTCCTTTTGCGTCCTCTGAGTCAGTGCCCAATTTGAATCCCAATTCCTCTTCAAATCCTAATTCTTCTCAATCTTACACATGTCTCACGATCCAAAACATTGGCAGCATGGTGCATATCAAGCTTAAGAGATTCAATTATCTGCCATGGCGAGCTCTCTTTGCCCTAATTCTTCAGGGCTATCGGCTTCTTGGTATTGTTGATGGCACATAATCTTGTCCGGCGCATTTTCTGCCTGATCGAACTATCAATCTGGCGTTCGAATCTTGGTATGAGAAAGATCAAaatcttctcatttggtttaattccacactctttgaagAGGTAATTCCATTTAATGTTGGAGTTTCATCTTCTCGTGATCTCTGGCTCAAACTCGAACAATGATTTGAGGGCGTTTCTGATGCACACATTCATCAACTTCGATCGCGACTTCAGAGCATTCAAAAAGGTTCACAATCAATGTCTGATTACCTACAAGAACTTAAAGAGATTTATGACTCTCTCATTGTCGCTGGAGCTTTAATCTCTGATCGTGATCTGATTGTTGCCACTCTTGCTGGTCTTCCTGATGATTTTGAGTCTTTCACAGATTTAATCATGCTCCGATTATCTTCCACTtctttggatgaattgcatgggttACCAGTCACCCAGGAGCTTTATATGAATCGTCGAAAGAAAGTTGTCTTATCCAACAATGTTGAACCGTTTCATGCTCTATCTGTACAAGGTCAACCACCTCTTATTCCCACACTGCCTCAGGCGTATGCAATACAAAATCAACTACTTCAGAACTCTTTTCGTTACAATTCAAATCGAGGACGAAACAGTCGCTACAATAATAATCGTGGAACTAGAGGCAACTCTCAAGGAAATCAGTATACTAGTGGTTTCACTCTTAACAACAACAATTTCAACTCTCGTGGTTCATCTTCTGGTCTTCGAGCACTGTGTCAAATTTGTGGCAATCCCAATCATGAAGCTATCAACTGTTTTGATCACATGAATCCAGAGATTTCAGGTCGAATTCCCCCTACTAAACTTCAAGCAATGTGTGCACGCTATACTGCAAAGCCCTCCCCTTCTTGGCTGATCGACTCTGGTGCTACCTCATACATCACCAATGACATCTCAACCATCAATTCTCCTACTCCCTACAATGGTGAAGAAAAAGTATACATCGGGAATGGTAAAGGTTTATCAATTAATCATGTTGGTTCCTTTATATTACGTACACCTACTGCTTCTTTTAAACTGAACAATGTTCTTCATATTCCTCACATGAAGCACAATTTGTTATCTGCCTAGCTCAAAAATTATAGAGAACTATTTTATATGATCAttgaaagtttgtaactatAAATACAACGACATCACCACGTAAATTACAAACAACGATCCTTTAAAACCAAACATCATTCCCTCG is drawn from Malus domestica chromosome 14, GDT2T_hap1 and contains these coding sequences:
- the LOC103454226 gene encoding uncharacterized protein codes for the protein MASTTQSSQAHTADQPPTQSSETDQPRISTVGHPQPGYPQSTMNYAQPQNGYPPPPPYHGYPPTAGYNPYQADPNAYYATTYSQHDEAASSFARCFCIILFLLLTGTLLASIIMFAVVRPENVTFKVESFGVSNFNMVPTTKVVSGKWEATMFVENPSFGLRMHVDKWETALYHKDNFLSSGGSFMQDMRLDSKSKGTMQLKMEMSNSTAGSSSVEDMEKEQKEGGGVSFSLRMSLTYTMQHGWWYSINYRAGILRVKCTDLKVNLPVGASSGSMPGGSSKKCDITDGW